A window of Perognathus longimembris pacificus isolate PPM17 chromosome 6, ASM2315922v1, whole genome shotgun sequence contains these coding sequences:
- the LOC125352615 gene encoding pre-mRNA-splicing factor SLU7-like, giving the protein MTREDWRKKKELEEQRKLGNAPAEVDEEGKAINPHIPQYISSVPWYIDPSKRPTLKHQRPQPEKQKQFSPSGEWYKRGVEENSIATKFRKGACENCGAMTHKKKDCLERPRRVGAKFTGTNIAPDEHVQPQLTFDYDGKRDRWNGYNPEEHVKIVEEYAKVDLARRMLRAQKLQEELASGKPVGQANSPKHQWGEEEPNPQTEKDPNSEDEDEDKYGDGMDMPGQNFDSKRRITARNLRIREDIAKYLRNLDPNSAYYDPKTRAMRENPYATVGKNPDEVSYAGDNFVRYTGDTISMAQTQLFAWEANDKGSEVQLQAEPTKLELLYKSFKVKKEDFKEQQKESILGKYGGQEYLDAPPAELLLAQTEDYVEYSRHGAVIKGQERATACSKYEEDVRIHNHTHIWGSYWKEGRWGYKCCQSFFKYSYCTREAGKETANSEEPVGSDETGEESVKKPQTFVEMHQEKLKEEKKKKKQQQQHWKSSSNRDDEEKKHEKLKKALNTEEARLLHVKIVQIDERKRPYNSMYETREPTEEEMEAHRRKRQRPDDPMASFLGQQ; this is encoded by the coding sequence ATGACTCGAGAGGactggaggaagaagaaggagctcGAAGAACAGCGGAAACTGGGTAACGCTCCTGCAGAAGTGGACGAAGAAGGAAAAGCTATCAATCCACACATCCCTCAGTATATTTCGTCAGTACCTTGGTACATTGACCCATCAAAAAGACCCACCTTAAAGCATCAGAGGCCACAGCCAGAGAAACAGAAGCAGTTCAGTCCATCTGGAGAATGGTACAAGAGGGGTGTAGAAGAGAATTCCATAGCCACCAAGTTCCGCAAAGGCGCCTGCGAGAACTGCGGGGCCATGACACACAAGAAGAAAGACTGCTTAGAGAGGCCCAGGCGCGTCGGCGCCAAGTTCACCGGGACCAACATAGCTCCAGACGAGCACGTCCAGCCTCAGCTCACGTTTGACTACGACGGGAAGAGAGATCGCTGGAACGGCTACAACCCAGAGGAACACGTGAAAATTGTGGAAGAGTACGCCAAAGTCGACCTGGCGAGACGAATGCTGAGAGCCCAGAAACTACAAGAAGAATTAGCCTCAGGAAAACCAGTGGGACAAGCGAATTCTCCCAAACATCAGTGGGGAGAAGAGGAGCCAAATCCTCAGACAGAAAAAGATCCCAACAgcgaggatgaggatgaggataaaTATGGAGACGGTATGGACATGCCAGGGCAGAATTTTGACTCTAAAAGGCGAATTACAGCCCGGAATCTAAGGATTCGAGAAGATATtgcaaaatatttgagaaacttAGATCCAAATTCTGCCTACTATGATCCAAAAACTAGAGCGATGAGAGAAAACCCTTATGCCACCGTGGGGAAGAATCCAGACGAAGTGAGTTACGCAGGAGATAACTTCGTCAGATACACAGGAGATACCATTTCCATGGCTCAGACACAGTTGTTTGCCTGGGAGGCCAATGACAAGGGCTCCGAGGTGCAGCTGCAGGCCGAGCCCACAAAACTCGAGCTGTTGTACAAGTCCTTCAAAGTGAAAAAAGAGGACTTCAAAGAACAGCAGAAGGAAAGCATCCTGGGAAAATATGGTGGCCAGGAGTACCTGGATGCCCCTCCAGCCGAGCTGCTCTTAGCCCAGACGGAGGACTACGTGGAGTACTCTCGGCACGGGGCGGTCATCAAGGGGCAGGAGCGGGCCACCGCCTGCTCCAAGTACGAAGAGGACGTGAGGATCCACAACCACACGCACATCTGGGGATCTTACTGGAAAGAAGGCCGATGGGGTTACAAATGCTGTCAGTCTTTCTTCAAGTACTCCTACTGCACCCGAGAGGCTGGGAAGGAGACTGCTAACTCTGAGGAGCCTGTGGGAAGTGATGAGACTGGAGAAGAGTCGGTGAAGAAACCGCAGACATTCGTGGagatgcaccaagaaaaactaaaggaagagaagaagaagaaaaagcagcagcagcagcactggAAGAGCAGTTCCAACCGTGATGATGAAGAGAAGAAACAtgagaagttgaaaaaagcacTCAACACCGAGGAGGCCCGTCTGCTCCATGTCAAGATCGTGCAGATTGACGAGAGAAAGCGGCCGTACAACAGCATGTATGAAACTCGGGAgcccacggaggaggaaatggaggcccaCAGGAGGAAGCGGCAGAGGCCAGATGACCCCATGGCCTCTTTCCTGGGCCAGCAGTAA